The following proteins come from a genomic window of Novosphingobium sp. P6W:
- a CDS encoding TetR/AcrR family transcriptional regulator, whose protein sequence is MTLLIDPTDPLAVWNDSLPAWVIHRPEASRVERTLRRHDIAEAAIKLVCETGLEGLTLRRLAAAMDCSTTTINHHFADRRELWIAVYRKVILRTQARIRRSYEETGGSPLACALAQMPIDQESREDWHIYLAQYHLACTDPDVAHEERVQVRIASRDFAELLHKEHGLPREKARRASRQIVTLLVGIATQAMFEPRSWSPRRQKKFLEDQFSLLGLPI, encoded by the coding sequence TCGCTGCCGGCCTGGGTGATTCACCGCCCGGAAGCCTCTCGCGTGGAACGCACGTTGAGGCGTCATGACATTGCCGAGGCGGCCATAAAACTGGTGTGCGAAACAGGGCTGGAAGGCCTGACGCTGCGCCGTCTCGCTGCCGCGATGGATTGCAGCACGACCACCATCAATCACCACTTCGCCGATCGCCGCGAGTTGTGGATCGCGGTCTACCGCAAGGTGATCCTGCGAACCCAGGCACGCATCCGCCGCTCCTACGAAGAGACCGGCGGCAGCCCCCTCGCCTGCGCTCTGGCGCAGATGCCGATCGATCAGGAAAGCCGCGAGGACTGGCACATCTACCTTGCACAATACCACCTTGCCTGCACCGACCCGGACGTCGCTCACGAGGAACGCGTGCAGGTGCGCATCGCCTCGCGCGATTTTGCGGAACTGCTGCACAAGGAGCACGGCCTGCCCCGCGAGAAGGCGCGGCGGGCGAGCCGTCAGATCGTCACGCTGCTGGTGGGAATCGCCACGCAAGCGATGTTCGAACCGCGCAGCTGGTCCCCCCGCCGGCAGAAGAAGTTCCTCGAAGACCAGTTTTCGCTTCTGGGCCTGCCGATATAA
- a CDS encoding TonB-dependent receptor, with protein sequence MAMKQEWNLGCALALVLGTGTLMPTQVEAQDTAKATTNEGDIIVTARRREETMMDVPVAITAISADQLERTGSTDLQKIGQMMPQVILAKSGGGGAGASFTIRGLGSSALDAGIDQTVSLNIDGLQISRGRLVAQSFFDVQQVEVLKGPQALFFGKNSPGGVVSLRTKGATDTLEGYIRGGYEFRARERIVEGAISGPITDTLGFRVAARGSKMDGYIKNVAGPVTVPSAPGFPGVGAAHGRDPGTKEILGRLTLEWKPTSNFDATFKLFGDRLRDNGETAGTELKCAGNSRTFDILSGTYVNDPYGDCKLNGKRSLGAFNPALAANYPKSNGGVPITKYESVLTSLTMNYRTDTLAFTSVTGFWRYTNDGFDNFSFDATPIVAGANKDASQAFTQELRVNSNLGGSLDFAAGVYFESSKRDTRGNGFVANVGPDPRNGQYNNWQFLTSNSGKTYSAFGQLIWKVVDTVELAGGARWTRETKKTRQGNSFVNQNFAPLGITADEGVFTEGRFSDEQISPEATITWRPTQNTTLYGAYKTGYKSGGFSNPSILSAGQTVADLGFAPEKANGGEIGFKSELMGRRLHFNLTGYRYTFKGLQLTSFNPSPPSFTIRNAASARTTGVEADASFTATDGLTLRGAVGYNKAEYLNFDAAPCYAGQTAAQGCSGTTQDLSGTRLVRAPAWNVTGGVVYDTPVGGGLAIGVNADARYTSGYWLLENQNPVGYQKGFATLNAGARLHAEDDAWELALIGRNLTDKYYGVAGAEKPFGTPDAVWVNIGRPREVLLQGTFRF encoded by the coding sequence ATGGCTATGAAACAGGAATGGAATCTGGGGTGCGCCCTTGCACTGGTGCTGGGCACCGGCACTTTGATGCCGACGCAGGTAGAAGCGCAGGATACGGCCAAGGCAACCACGAACGAAGGCGACATCATCGTCACCGCCCGCCGCCGCGAGGAGACGATGATGGACGTGCCGGTGGCGATTACCGCCATCAGCGCCGACCAGCTTGAGCGGACCGGCTCCACCGACCTCCAGAAGATCGGTCAGATGATGCCGCAGGTCATCCTCGCCAAGTCCGGCGGGGGCGGCGCAGGTGCCAGCTTCACCATTCGCGGCCTTGGCTCCTCGGCGCTCGACGCCGGTATCGACCAGACCGTTTCTCTTAACATCGATGGCCTCCAGATCAGTCGCGGCCGCCTCGTCGCGCAGAGCTTCTTCGACGTCCAGCAGGTCGAAGTCCTGAAAGGGCCCCAAGCGCTGTTCTTCGGCAAAAACAGCCCAGGCGGCGTCGTCTCGCTGCGCACCAAGGGAGCGACGGATACCCTCGAAGGCTACATTCGCGGAGGCTACGAATTCCGGGCCCGCGAGCGTATCGTCGAAGGTGCGATCTCCGGCCCGATCACCGACACGCTGGGCTTTCGCGTAGCGGCACGCGGCAGCAAGATGGACGGCTACATCAAGAACGTGGCCGGCCCGGTGACCGTGCCCAGCGCTCCCGGTTTTCCGGGCGTCGGCGCCGCGCATGGCCGTGATCCGGGGACGAAGGAAATCCTCGGCCGCCTGACGCTGGAATGGAAACCAACCAGCAATTTCGATGCGACTTTCAAGCTTTTCGGCGATCGCCTGCGCGACAACGGCGAGACGGCGGGCACGGAACTCAAGTGCGCGGGCAATTCGCGCACATTCGACATTCTGAGCGGGACGTATGTCAACGATCCCTATGGCGACTGCAAGCTGAACGGCAAGCGTTCACTGGGTGCGTTCAATCCTGCGCTTGCCGCGAACTATCCCAAGTCGAACGGCGGCGTGCCGATCACCAAGTATGAATCGGTGCTCACATCGCTGACGATGAACTATCGCACCGATACGTTGGCCTTCACGTCAGTGACGGGTTTCTGGCGCTACACCAACGACGGGTTCGACAACTTCTCGTTCGATGCGACGCCGATCGTCGCGGGCGCCAACAAGGATGCGTCCCAGGCGTTCACCCAGGAACTTCGCGTCAATTCGAACCTCGGCGGGTCGCTGGATTTCGCGGCGGGGGTCTACTTTGAAAGCTCCAAGCGAGACACGCGCGGCAACGGCTTCGTCGCCAATGTCGGCCCTGACCCGCGCAACGGTCAATACAACAACTGGCAGTTCCTGACTTCCAACTCGGGCAAGACCTACTCGGCCTTCGGCCAACTGATCTGGAAGGTGGTCGACACCGTCGAACTAGCAGGCGGCGCGCGCTGGACGCGTGAGACGAAGAAGACGCGGCAAGGTAACAGCTTCGTCAACCAGAACTTCGCGCCGCTGGGCATCACGGCGGACGAGGGCGTGTTCACCGAAGGGCGTTTTTCGGACGAACAGATCTCGCCTGAAGCTACGATCACATGGCGCCCCACCCAGAACACCACGCTCTACGGCGCCTACAAGACCGGCTACAAGTCGGGCGGCTTCTCCAACCCGTCGATCCTGTCCGCCGGGCAGACCGTGGCCGACCTCGGGTTTGCTCCGGAAAAGGCGAATGGCGGCGAAATCGGCTTCAAGAGTGAACTGATGGGCCGCCGCCTGCACTTCAACCTGACCGGGTATCGTTACACCTTCAAGGGGTTGCAGCTGACCTCGTTCAACCCTTCGCCGCCTTCGTTCACGATCCGCAATGCGGCATCGGCGCGCACCACCGGTGTCGAGGCCGACGCATCGTTCACGGCGACGGACGGCCTGACCCTGCGCGGCGCGGTCGGCTACAACAAGGCCGAATACCTGAACTTCGATGCCGCCCCGTGCTACGCCGGGCAGACTGCGGCGCAAGGCTGCAGCGGCACAACCCAGGATCTGTCGGGCACCCGCCTGGTGCGCGCGCCGGCCTGGAACGTGACGGGCGGCGTGGTCTACGACACCCCGGTGGGAGGCGGGCTTGCCATCGGCGTCAATGCCGATGCGCGCTACACCAGCGGGTACTGGCTGCTCGAAAACCAGAACCCTGTCGGCTATCAGAAGGGCTTCGCCACGCTCAACGCGGGCGCGCGCCTTCATGCCGAGGACGATGCTTGGGAACTGGCCCTCATCGGCCGCAACCTGACCGACAAGTACTACGGCGTCGCCGGCGCTGAAAAACCGTTCGGCACCCCCGACGCGGTGTGGGTCAACATCGGGCGCCCGCGCGAAGTGCTGCTGCAGGGAACCTTCCGCTTCTGA
- a CDS encoding aldehyde dehydrogenase family protein yields the protein MALHDPNETVLAHVGGKHQLFIDNEWHDALSGKTFEVRNPATGQVVAHVAEGDARDIDRAVQAARRAFDERRWQGLAPEKRADVMWKLAELFERDARTIAEIEVIDNGMPIAFAEWMVGSVVQGLKYYAGMVTKLHGRNVSPALASDSLKMHAYTSVEPVGVVGTIIPWNGPIGVMMIKLAPALAAGCSVVVKPAELTPLSALYAANLMVEAGIPAGVVNIVPGFGATAGQALVDHPQVDKISFTGSTATGKKIVQSAAETLKRVTLELGGKSPVIVFDDADPEVTIPGAAMGIFANTGQVCFAGSRLFVQKKSFDKVVAGITDFAKGLKIGHGFDPDNAIGPLISEGQRDKVARYLETGVSEGAEVVTGGSAVGNQGYYIEPTVFANVNKDMRIVREEIFGPVLVATPVDDIDDLVQAANDTRYGLGAGIYTSDVNKAHLTAARLQAGNVWINGYGMMHPAMPFGGYKESGWGRENAEDGIRAYQETKSVFVYLKG from the coding sequence ATGGCCCTTCACGATCCGAACGAAACTGTCCTTGCTCACGTCGGCGGCAAGCACCAGCTGTTCATCGACAACGAATGGCACGATGCCTTGTCTGGCAAGACCTTCGAAGTGCGCAACCCCGCGACCGGCCAGGTCGTCGCTCATGTGGCGGAGGGCGACGCGCGCGATATCGACCGCGCGGTGCAGGCCGCCCGCCGCGCGTTCGATGAACGGCGCTGGCAGGGCCTTGCGCCTGAAAAGCGCGCCGACGTGATGTGGAAGCTTGCCGAACTGTTCGAGCGCGACGCGCGCACGATCGCCGAGATCGAAGTGATCGACAACGGCATGCCCATCGCCTTTGCCGAATGGATGGTGGGCAGCGTGGTGCAGGGCCTGAAGTATTACGCAGGGATGGTCACCAAGCTGCATGGCCGCAACGTCTCACCCGCGCTGGCAAGTGATTCCCTGAAGATGCACGCCTATACCAGCGTCGAGCCGGTGGGCGTGGTCGGCACGATCATCCCGTGGAACGGCCCGATCGGGGTGATGATGATCAAGCTGGCGCCTGCCTTGGCGGCCGGCTGTTCGGTGGTCGTCAAGCCCGCAGAACTGACTCCGCTCTCGGCGCTCTACGCCGCCAACCTGATGGTCGAAGCGGGCATTCCCGCAGGCGTCGTCAACATTGTGCCGGGCTTTGGCGCCACGGCCGGCCAGGCGCTGGTGGACCACCCGCAGGTGGACAAGATCAGCTTCACCGGCTCCACCGCCACCGGTAAGAAAATCGTCCAGTCCGCCGCCGAGACGCTCAAGCGCGTCACGCTGGAACTGGGGGGCAAGTCGCCGGTGATCGTGTTCGACGATGCCGATCCCGAAGTGACCATCCCCGGCGCCGCGATGGGCATCTTCGCCAATACCGGCCAGGTCTGCTTCGCCGGATCGCGCCTGTTCGTGCAGAAGAAGTCGTTCGACAAGGTGGTCGCCGGCATCACTGACTTCGCCAAAGGTCTCAAGATCGGCCACGGCTTCGACCCCGACAACGCGATCGGCCCGCTGATTTCCGAAGGCCAACGCGACAAGGTAGCCCGCTATCTGGAAACCGGCGTGTCGGAAGGGGCGGAAGTCGTGACCGGCGGCAGCGCGGTGGGTAACCAAGGGTACTACATCGAGCCGACGGTGTTCGCCAACGTCAACAAGGACATGCGCATCGTGCGCGAGGAAATCTTCGGTCCCGTTCTCGTCGCGACACCGGTGGATGACATCGACGACCTCGTGCAGGCCGCGAACGACACCCGCTACGGGCTTGGCGCCGGAATCTACACGTCCGACGTCAACAAGGCGCACCTCACCGCCGCGCGGCTCCAGGCGGGCAACGTGTGGATCAACGGCTACGGCATGATGCACCCGGCGATGCCGTTCGGAGGCTACAAGGAATCGGGCTGGGGCCGCGAGAACGCCGAGGACGGCATCCGCGCCTATCAGGAAACCAAGTCCGTCTTCGTCTATCTCAAGGGTTGA
- a CDS encoding PQQ-dependent dehydrogenase, methanol/ethanol family, protein MTSGIAASRRNVGATLSCTLALGLALAGCRAERTDVNKSDARLLSATKDADNWLSHGRTYDETRFSPLTQINGGNAGQLGLAWYADLDTFRGQEGTPLVVDGVMYATTAWSKVVALDAATGKRLWEFDPKVPGDSAVHACCDVVNRGAAYSDGRLFFGTVDGRLIALNARTGKQIWRVQTTDPKQPMAISGAPRVARGKVFIGFGGADQGMRGYVSAYDEKTGRLAWRFYTVPGKPGEKDGAASDDVLERMAGPTWAGEWWKIGGGGTVWDSIVYDAAMNRLYIGVGNGGPWNRGIRSAGKGDNLFIGSIVALDPDTGKYLWHYQETPGDQWDFTSTQQMTLADLTIGGRSRKVILHAPKNGFFYVIDRETGKPLSADKYVPVNWADRVDIKTGRPVINPQARYDKSGNFIATSGPWGAHNWHPMAFSPQTGLVYIPAQQIPAVYTPDGAFKYRPGLLNMGLAEPGKLPKDKAAIEAMLQSFEGRLIAWDPVARKEVWRAPYKGPWNGGVLATGGDLVFQGDAEGTFHSYDARSGQQRWQFDAQEPIMAGPVSYGVNGTQYVAVMAGKGGAYNLAMPSYAAPQARLPGRILAFKLGGTAKLPPREKAPPAPYAPSAEKFSAQQVAQGSHLFSATCAVCHGSEGLSSGVLPDLRRSGAIGDAGVFRQVVIDGVLADQGMVSFRKYLNPQDAEAIRAYINARASEAKAKGEP, encoded by the coding sequence GTGACTAGCGGGATCGCAGCATCGCGCCGCAACGTCGGCGCAACCCTTTCGTGCACGCTCGCGCTTGGCTTGGCTCTGGCCGGGTGCCGGGCCGAGCGCACTGATGTAAACAAGAGCGACGCCCGGCTGCTGTCGGCAACCAAGGACGCCGACAACTGGTTGAGCCACGGGCGCACTTATGACGAAACGCGCTTTTCCCCCCTCACCCAGATCAACGGCGGGAATGCCGGGCAGCTGGGCCTTGCCTGGTATGCCGATCTGGACACGTTCCGGGGGCAGGAAGGTACGCCGCTGGTGGTCGACGGGGTGATGTATGCCACCACCGCGTGGAGCAAGGTCGTCGCGCTCGATGCGGCAACCGGCAAGCGATTGTGGGAATTCGATCCCAAGGTGCCGGGCGACAGCGCGGTTCACGCCTGCTGCGACGTCGTCAACCGGGGCGCGGCCTATAGCGATGGGCGGCTATTCTTCGGCACCGTGGACGGACGGCTGATCGCGCTCAACGCCAGGACCGGTAAGCAGATCTGGCGGGTCCAGACCACCGATCCCAAGCAACCGATGGCGATCTCGGGCGCGCCGCGCGTGGCGCGGGGCAAGGTGTTCATTGGCTTCGGCGGCGCCGACCAGGGTATGCGCGGCTATGTCTCTGCCTACGACGAGAAGACCGGGCGGCTTGCCTGGCGCTTCTACACCGTCCCCGGCAAGCCCGGCGAAAAGGACGGTGCGGCATCCGACGATGTGCTCGAACGCATGGCCGGGCCGACCTGGGCGGGCGAGTGGTGGAAGATCGGCGGCGGCGGCACCGTGTGGGATTCGATCGTCTACGATGCAGCGATGAACCGGCTCTACATCGGTGTCGGCAACGGCGGCCCGTGGAACCGGGGCATCCGTTCCGCCGGCAAGGGCGACAACCTTTTCATCGGTTCGATCGTCGCGCTCGATCCCGATACCGGCAAATACCTGTGGCATTATCAGGAGACGCCGGGCGATCAGTGGGATTTCACCTCGACCCAGCAGATGACGCTGGCCGACCTCACCATCGGCGGACGCAGCCGCAAGGTCATCCTCCACGCGCCCAAGAACGGCTTCTTCTACGTCATCGACCGCGAGACCGGAAAGCCGCTCTCGGCCGACAAGTATGTGCCGGTGAACTGGGCGGACCGCGTCGACATCAAGACCGGGCGGCCGGTCATCAACCCGCAGGCCCGTTACGACAAGTCGGGCAACTTCATCGCCACCTCGGGGCCGTGGGGCGCGCATAACTGGCACCCGATGGCGTTTTCACCGCAGACCGGGCTCGTCTACATCCCGGCGCAGCAAATCCCCGCGGTCTACACGCCCGACGGCGCATTCAAATACCGCCCCGGCCTGCTCAACATGGGCCTTGCCGAGCCGGGCAAGTTGCCCAAGGACAAGGCGGCGATCGAAGCGATGCTGCAGTCGTTCGAAGGGCGTCTGATCGCGTGGGACCCGGTGGCGCGCAAGGAAGTGTGGCGCGCGCCCTACAAGGGGCCGTGGAACGGCGGCGTGCTGGCGACTGGCGGCGACCTGGTGTTCCAGGGCGACGCCGAAGGCACGTTCCACAGCTACGATGCGCGCAGCGGCCAACAACGCTGGCAGTTCGATGCGCAGGAACCGATCATGGCAGGCCCGGTATCCTACGGGGTCAACGGCACGCAGTACGTCGCGGTGATGGCGGGCAAGGGCGGCGCCTACAACCTGGCAATGCCTAGCTACGCCGCCCCCCAGGCGCGTTTGCCGGGGCGCATCCTGGCCTTCAAACTGGGCGGCACCGCAAAGCTGCCTCCGCGCGAGAAGGCGCCGCCGGCGCCCTATGCACCTTCGGCCGAAAAATTCTCCGCGCAGCAGGTCGCGCAAGGGTCGCACCTGTTCTCCGCGACCTGCGCGGTTTGCCACGGTTCCGAAGGGCTGTCCTCCGGGGTGCTCCCGGACCTGCGCCGCTCGGGCGCGATAGGCGATGCCGGGGTGTTCCGGCAGGTCGTGATCGACGGCGTGCTCGCCGATCAGGGCATGGTGTCGTTTCGTAAGTACCTGAATCCGCAGGATGCCGAAGCGATCCGCGCCTACATCAATGCGCGCGCCAGTGAGGCCAAGGCCAAAGGCGAGCCATGA
- a CDS encoding cytochrome P450 encodes MADVDAREKLEGFSLLDPMTQSDPFAMYEAMQDAPGIYRMPETGFYIVSRYADLRAVLTDPVTFSNKVDRASLQGPENAAKLREYMEAKGWPHIATLQRTDAPDHARYRRLVDRVFTVGRVREMTPHIEEVAHALIDGFIDRGECEFISEYAMLLPGTILAEEMGLPAGQVATFKKWADSMLAPASYVMDEEALLRNADIELEAQHHLGRLFDERRANPTGDWISALVTAQRDGEDPLTMAELQSVMSQLIGGGFESTMTSIGHALMQLLNHPDQMAKLREEPKRMKGFVEEVIRFESPTQGLRRRTTRDVELSGTLIPEGSVVIVRYGAANRDAAKFACPHMFDMERGNAGTHLAFGAGTHFCVGAVLARQEIAIGTQAILDRLEDIQLARPLVEPIHRANFLTLPLRELPIRFRAKAR; translated from the coding sequence ATGGCCGACGTCGACGCCAGGGAAAAGCTAGAGGGCTTCAGCCTTCTCGATCCGATGACTCAGAGCGACCCCTTCGCCATGTACGAGGCGATGCAGGACGCGCCCGGCATCTATCGGATGCCCGAAACAGGATTCTATATCGTCTCACGCTATGCCGACCTGCGCGCAGTGCTGACCGACCCGGTGACGTTTTCGAACAAGGTGGACCGGGCATCGCTACAAGGGCCGGAGAACGCGGCCAAACTGCGCGAATACATGGAGGCGAAGGGCTGGCCGCATATCGCCACGCTCCAGCGCACCGATGCGCCCGACCACGCCCGCTATCGCCGCCTAGTCGACCGCGTGTTCACGGTCGGCCGGGTGCGCGAGATGACCCCGCATATCGAGGAGGTCGCCCACGCCCTGATCGACGGTTTCATCGATCGCGGGGAGTGCGAGTTCATCAGCGAATATGCGATGCTGCTGCCCGGCACGATCCTGGCTGAGGAAATGGGCCTGCCGGCAGGGCAGGTCGCCACGTTCAAGAAGTGGGCGGATTCGATGCTCGCGCCTGCGTCCTACGTCATGGACGAGGAAGCGCTGCTGCGTAATGCCGACATCGAACTGGAAGCGCAGCATCATCTTGGCCGCCTGTTCGACGAACGCCGCGCCAACCCGACCGGCGACTGGATTTCCGCCCTCGTCACCGCGCAGCGCGATGGCGAGGACCCGCTGACGATGGCGGAACTGCAAAGCGTGATGAGCCAGCTGATCGGCGGCGGCTTCGAATCGACGATGACGTCGATCGGCCATGCACTGATGCAATTGCTCAACCACCCGGACCAGATGGCCAAGCTGCGCGAGGAGCCCAAGCGGATGAAGGGCTTCGTCGAGGAAGTCATCCGCTTTGAAAGCCCGACCCAGGGCCTGCGCCGGCGCACCACCCGCGACGTGGAACTGAGCGGCACGCTCATCCCGGAAGGTTCGGTGGTGATCGTGCGGTATGGCGCGGCCAACCGCGATGCGGCGAAGTTTGCCTGCCCGCACATGTTCGACATGGAGCGCGGCAATGCCGGAACTCACCTCGCCTTCGGTGCTGGAACCCATTTCTGCGTCGGCGCGGTGCTGGCGCGGCAGGAAATCGCCATCGGCACCCAGGCGATCCTGGACCGGCTGGAGGATATCCAGCTTGCCCGCCCGCTCGTCGAGCCGATCCACCGGGCGAACTTCCTGACCCTTCCCTTGCGCGAACTGCCGATCCGCTTCCGAGCCAAAGCGCGCTGA
- a CDS encoding ThuA domain-containing protein — MIDKKDRIELFVVTKGHAFSRDGLEAMLRAAGSEPTMVDQPAAAVLLNPEQMRRYDAILFYDMPGLDFRAPIAARPGFVEPTEEFRAGFEALMAEGKGMVMLHHAAAGWPAWPRYAEAIGGQFLYRDAVIAGEARPDSGYLGDVAYTARVADTPHPVTQGLPPRFALTDELYLQQVFDDPSIQPLLYLDDAIDPAQFQSARRAVQRLADGEGSAWIPEALNPLLAWCKPAGNSPLVYIQPGDSPATYADPTYRQLVGNALRWVASDDAREWARSAREVE, encoded by the coding sequence ATGATCGACAAGAAAGACCGCATCGAGCTTTTCGTCGTAACCAAAGGCCACGCCTTTTCGCGCGACGGATTGGAAGCCATGCTGCGCGCGGCGGGCAGTGAACCGACCATGGTGGATCAACCCGCTGCCGCCGTCCTGCTCAATCCCGAACAGATGCGCCGCTACGACGCGATCCTGTTCTACGATATGCCGGGCCTCGATTTTCGCGCGCCCATTGCCGCACGTCCCGGTTTTGTCGAGCCTACGGAAGAGTTCAGGGCCGGCTTCGAAGCCTTGATGGCCGAGGGCAAGGGCATGGTCATGCTGCACCATGCAGCCGCAGGATGGCCCGCCTGGCCGCGATATGCCGAGGCAATCGGCGGGCAGTTCCTGTATCGCGATGCCGTCATCGCCGGGGAGGCCCGGCCGGACTCGGGCTATCTGGGCGACGTCGCCTATACCGCGCGTGTTGCCGATACGCCGCATCCGGTCACGCAGGGGTTGCCGCCGCGCTTTGCGCTGACCGACGAACTCTACCTGCAGCAAGTGTTCGACGATCCGTCCATCCAACCACTGCTCTATCTGGACGATGCGATCGACCCCGCGCAATTCCAGTCGGCCCGGCGCGCGGTGCAGAGGCTGGCGGATGGCGAAGGTTCCGCGTGGATACCCGAGGCGCTCAATCCGCTGCTCGCTTGGTGCAAGCCCGCCGGCAACAGCCCGCTGGTCTATATCCAGCCAGGCGACAGCCCGGCCACCTATGCGGACCCCACCTATCGTCAACTCGTAGGCAACGCCTTGCGGTGGGTAGCATCGGACGACGCCCGCGAGTGGGCGCGTTCCGCGCGCGAAGTCGAATAA